From the genome of Pelobacter propionicus DSM 2379, one region includes:
- a CDS encoding PAS domain S-box protein, whose translation MGNDNGLPLCSSTLEYLMEELARLETCPIPPLRQDDERPWQQDGSQTVQTLLKLVGDLYEAAPVGYLYLGRQGDIRSVNHSCAELLGSSRSSLVGCSLDPFLSDEARPLFHDFLQRVFAEGAPETCEIVFRKHGHTLLSLQIEAIVCRSGEECRAVVTDITGRGQAEQALRAAQGEAARCRAEMAALMDAVPAAVLIAHDAECRHISGSRVTQEMSGLPLTINFSKSAPVLEQPTNFVLMRHGREIPARLLPVQLAAAGQEVRDYEYERVFADGTVRTMFGNAVPLRDGRGRPRGAIGAFIDITERKLAEEAQRRAKEEWERTFASVPALISIIDNQHRVLRVNEAMARRLGREPEQCVGLTCYEVIHGGAVPHQCCPHSRTIRDGGEHVEEMRIDLFGGDFQVVTTPLLDEEGERIGSVHIAHDITERKRMEDALRASEQRVRLKLESILAPEGDIGSLSLADIIDTQTIQALMDAFYGLTRIPMALIDSEGTILIRVGWQSICTTFHRRHPETSMFCVESDIQLTAGISEGELRLYKCRNNMWDIATPIVMGGKCFGNLFMGQFFFDDEEPDHELFRSQAARYGFDEAEYLAALATVPRLSRSSVEHAMDYFIKFVALISKLSYSNIKLARSLAERDALMDSLRTSQEQNEFLADIVRHAAQPFVQSYPDGRVGLVNDAFEQLSGYTVAELMCIDWATTLTPPEWRQVEQETLDELQRTGKPVRYEKELIRKDGSRVPVELLVHMVSDMEGTPQYYYSFITDITERKLAGEAIARRNALLMGINFIFKEALQCRTEEELADACLNVAEEITASSFGFIGEIGADGLFHDIVISETGWAACSMHDCDGNHRPSAVFPMHGIYSRVLLDGASFFTNDPASHPDSIGLPAGHPPLASFLGVPLKDGEKTIGMIGVGNRDGGYCQEEREFLEGLAPAIVEAFQRKRAEDALKKLNEELENLVAERTKELEFKNLILSTQNETFIDGILVVDEEHKIISCNRRFLELWGIPPALTKAGEAPLLELAASRVTDSEGFLSRVNELYDNREEKSWEEILLKDGRVFDRYSAPMLGDDGTYFGKVWYFRDITERKEAERALRQETIERLQAVEALREKERMLIQQSRLAAMGEMIGNIAHQWRQPLNNLGLIIQQLPIFHDYGELTGEFLDENVLQAMDIIQHMSKTIDDFRNYFRPDKEKMHFRVREAIDTTLALVRDSFRNQHIGIVVNAVEDSSIFGYRNEFAQVLLNILNNARDVLAERGTHQPRVTVSMFGEGDRAVVTIVDNAGGIPEEIKGKIFDPYFTTKGPQSGTGVGLFMSKAIIEKNMGGRLTARNIDGGAEFRIEV comes from the coding sequence ATGGGAAACGATAACGGACTACCCCTCTGCTCCTCGACGCTGGAATACCTTATGGAAGAGTTGGCGCGCCTTGAAACCTGCCCAATCCCGCCGCTCAGGCAGGACGATGAACGCCCGTGGCAGCAGGACGGAAGCCAAACGGTGCAGACCCTCCTGAAACTGGTCGGCGACCTCTACGAGGCCGCTCCGGTGGGGTACCTGTATCTGGGGCGCCAGGGGGATATCCGTTCCGTCAATCACAGCTGCGCGGAACTGCTGGGAAGTTCCCGCTCCTCGTTGGTCGGTTGCTCCCTGGACCCGTTCCTGTCCGATGAAGCCCGCCCCCTTTTCCATGACTTTCTCCAAAGGGTCTTCGCGGAGGGCGCCCCGGAAACCTGCGAGATCGTATTCCGCAAGCACGGGCATACGCTGCTCTCTCTTCAGATCGAGGCGATTGTCTGCCGATCCGGGGAGGAATGCCGTGCCGTGGTTACGGACATAACCGGACGCGGGCAGGCCGAGCAGGCATTGCGGGCAGCCCAGGGCGAGGCGGCACGCTGCAGGGCGGAGATGGCGGCACTCATGGATGCGGTGCCGGCGGCGGTCCTGATAGCCCACGATGCGGAGTGCCGTCACATATCCGGCAGTCGCGTCACCCAGGAAATGAGCGGGCTGCCCCTCACCATCAACTTTTCCAAATCAGCCCCTGTTCTCGAACAGCCGACCAATTTTGTCCTGATGAGACATGGCCGGGAGATTCCGGCCCGGCTCCTGCCCGTTCAGTTGGCGGCAGCCGGACAGGAGGTCAGGGATTACGAGTATGAGCGTGTCTTCGCGGACGGGACCGTTCGTACCATGTTCGGCAATGCCGTGCCGCTGCGGGACGGCCGCGGCCGGCCGCGCGGCGCCATCGGCGCATTCATCGATATCACCGAACGCAAACTGGCCGAGGAAGCGCAGCGCCGCGCCAAGGAAGAGTGGGAAAGGACCTTTGCCAGCGTTCCGGCCCTGATCTCCATCATCGATAACCAGCACCGGGTGCTGCGGGTCAATGAAGCCATGGCGCGGCGTCTCGGACGCGAACCCGAGCAGTGCGTCGGGCTGACCTGTTATGAGGTTATTCATGGGGGAGCGGTTCCCCATCAATGCTGCCCCCATTCGAGAACCATACGGGATGGCGGCGAACATGTGGAAGAGATGCGTATCGACCTCTTTGGCGGTGATTTCCAGGTTGTCACCACGCCGCTTCTGGATGAGGAGGGAGAGCGCATCGGTTCCGTTCATATCGCCCACGACATCACCGAACGGAAGCGGATGGAGGATGCCCTGCGCGCAAGCGAACAGCGTGTCAGGCTGAAGCTGGAGAGTATTCTCGCCCCCGAGGGTGACATCGGCAGCCTGAGTCTGGCTGACATCATTGACACGCAGACGATCCAGGCACTCATGGATGCCTTTTACGGACTTACCCGTATTCCCATGGCGCTGATCGATTCCGAAGGCACCATACTGATCAGGGTTGGATGGCAGTCGATCTGCACTACCTTCCACCGGAGGCACCCCGAAACCAGCATGTTCTGCGTTGAAAGCGACATCCAGCTCACTGCCGGTATTTCCGAGGGCGAGCTCAGGCTGTACAAGTGCAGGAACAACATGTGGGATATCGCCACCCCCATTGTGATGGGAGGGAAGTGCTTCGGCAATCTCTTCATGGGGCAATTCTTCTTTGACGACGAAGAGCCGGACCACGAGCTGTTCCGCTCCCAGGCGGCGCGCTACGGTTTTGACGAGGCGGAGTACCTGGCCGCCCTCGCAACCGTGCCGCGCCTGAGCAGGAGCTCAGTGGAACATGCCATGGACTATTTCATCAAGTTCGTCGCCCTGATCTCCAAGCTCAGCTACAGCAATATCAAGCTGGCCCGGTCGCTGGCGGAGCGGGACGCCTTGATGGATTCCCTGCGCACGAGCCAAGAGCAAAATGAATTCCTGGCCGATATCGTTCGACATGCGGCCCAGCCCTTTGTACAGAGCTATCCTGACGGGCGGGTGGGGCTTGTCAATGATGCGTTTGAGCAGCTCAGCGGTTATACCGTCGCAGAACTGATGTGCATCGATTGGGCCACGACCCTCACGCCGCCGGAATGGCGGCAGGTCGAGCAGGAGACGTTGGATGAGCTCCAGCGTACCGGAAAGCCGGTCAGGTACGAGAAGGAGCTGATCCGCAAGGACGGTAGCCGTGTGCCCGTCGAACTGCTGGTCCACATGGTCTCGGATATGGAGGGAACCCCGCAGTACTACTATTCCTTCATCACCGACATAACCGAGCGCAAGTTGGCCGGGGAGGCGATTGCCCGGCGTAACGCGCTCCTCATGGGGATAAACTTCATCTTCAAGGAGGCGCTTCAGTGCCGGACCGAGGAGGAGCTGGCGGATGCCTGCCTGAATGTTGCCGAGGAGATCACCGCCAGCAGCTTTGGCTTCATCGGTGAAATCGGCGCCGACGGTCTGTTTCATGACATCGTGATCAGCGAGACCGGATGGGCTGCCTGCTCCATGCACGATTGTGACGGTAACCATAGGCCATCGGCTGTCTTCCCTATGCACGGTATCTACAGCAGGGTGCTCCTGGACGGTGCATCGTTCTTCACCAATGACCCTGCATCGCACCCGGACAGCATCGGCCTCCCCGCGGGGCATCCCCCGCTTGCGTCTTTTCTCGGTGTTCCCCTGAAGGACGGCGAAAAAACCATCGGCATGATTGGGGTGGGCAATCGCGATGGAGGCTATTGCCAGGAGGAACGGGAGTTCCTTGAAGGTCTGGCGCCGGCCATCGTGGAGGCATTCCAGCGCAAGCGGGCCGAGGATGCCCTGAAAAAGCTGAACGAAGAGCTTGAAAACCTGGTGGCCGAACGGACAAAGGAGCTGGAGTTCAAGAATCTGATCCTTTCGACGCAAAACGAGACGTTTATCGACGGCATCCTCGTCGTGGACGAAGAGCATAAGATCATATCCTGTAACCGGCGCTTCCTTGAACTGTGGGGCATCCCGCCCGCACTGACGAAAGCTGGCGAAGCGCCGCTTCTGGAGTTGGCTGCGTCGAGGGTAACCGACAGCGAGGGATTCCTGTCCAGGGTGAATGAACTCTACGATAACCGGGAGGAGAAGAGCTGGGAGGAGATCCTCCTGAAAGACGGCAGGGTATTTGACAGGTATTCGGCGCCCATGCTGGGAGATGACGGAACATACTTCGGAAAAGTCTGGTACTTTCGCGACATCACCGAGCGGAAGGAGGCGGAGCGGGCCCTGCGCCAGGAGACGATCGAACGGCTGCAGGCGGTGGAAGCCCTTCGCGAAAAAGAGCGCATGCTCATTCAGCAGAGCCGCCTGGCGGCAATGGGGGAGATGATCGGCAACATCGCCCACCAGTGGCGCCAACCGCTCAACAATCTCGGGCTGATTATCCAGCAGTTGCCCATCTTCCATGATTACGGCGAACTCACCGGAGAGTTTCTGGACGAAAACGTGCTGCAGGCGATGGATATTATCCAGCACATGTCCAAAACCATCGACGATTTCAGGAACTATTTCAGGCCGGATAAGGAAAAAATGCACTTCCGGGTCCGCGAGGCGATCGATACCACCCTGGCGCTTGTCAGAGACAGTTTCAGGAACCAGCATATCGGCATCGTGGTCAATGCCGTGGAAGACTCCAGTATTTTCGGCTACCGGAACGAGTTTGCCCAGGTACTGCTCAACATCCTGAACAACGCCAGGGATGTTCTGGCGGAACGGGGAACGCATCAACCCCGGGTGACGGTCAGCATGTTTGGCGAGGGCGACAGGGCCGTGGTGACGATTGTGGACAACGCCGGCGGCATCCCCGAGGAGATCAAGGGCAAGATCTTCGATCCCTATTTCACCACCAAGGGGCCGCAGTCGGGAACGGGAGTAGGCCTGTTCATGTCCAAGGCCATCATCGAGAAGAACATGGGTGGCAGGCTGACCGCCCGCAACATCGACGGCGGTGCCGAGTTCAGGATCGAGGTGTGA
- the nadA gene encoding quinolinate synthase NadA: protein MNNGIKEQIRELLKQHNAVLLAHNYMRDEVQEIADITGDSLALSIEAAKTEADVIVFCGVHFMAESAAILSPDKKVLLPRLDAGCPMADMVDARGLEELKKKHPGVPVVTYVNSTAEVKAHSDICCTSANATRVVKSLPDKKVIFAPDRNLGSFVAKSVPDKEFIFWDGYCPTHERMTVEAVLAKKTEYPEALFICHPECAPAVTALADQACSTSAMYDYCRDSKARQFIIGTEAGILYRLRLENPDKEFILASPALFCPNMKLTSQEDVLHSLKTLTPVVSVPEDIRLKAKLALDRMLAVPRD, encoded by the coding sequence ATGAACAATGGCATCAAGGAACAGATCAGAGAGCTTCTCAAGCAGCACAATGCCGTGCTGCTGGCCCACAACTACATGCGTGACGAGGTGCAGGAGATCGCCGACATCACCGGTGACTCGCTGGCGCTCTCCATCGAGGCGGCCAAGACAGAGGCCGACGTGATCGTCTTCTGCGGCGTGCACTTCATGGCCGAATCGGCAGCCATTCTCTCCCCGGACAAGAAGGTGCTGCTCCCCCGCCTGGATGCCGGCTGCCCCATGGCCGACATGGTCGACGCCCGGGGACTGGAGGAGCTGAAGAAAAAACATCCCGGCGTGCCGGTGGTCACCTACGTCAACTCCACCGCCGAGGTCAAGGCCCACTCCGACATCTGCTGCACCTCGGCCAATGCCACCAGGGTGGTAAAGTCCCTGCCGGACAAGAAGGTCATTTTCGCGCCCGACCGTAACCTGGGGAGCTTCGTGGCCAAATCAGTGCCGGACAAGGAGTTCATCTTCTGGGACGGCTACTGCCCCACCCACGAACGCATGACCGTTGAGGCGGTGCTGGCCAAGAAGACCGAATACCCCGAGGCACTGTTCATCTGCCACCCCGAGTGCGCCCCGGCGGTGACCGCCCTGGCCGACCAGGCCTGCTCCACCAGCGCCATGTACGACTACTGCCGTGACAGCAAGGCCCGCCAGTTCATCATCGGCACCGAGGCCGGCATCCTCTACCGCCTGCGACTGGAGAATCCTGACAAGGAATTCATCCTGGCCTCGCCGGCCCTGTTCTGCCCCAACATGAAGCTGACTTCCCAGGAGGACGTGCTCCATTCGCTCAAGACCCTGACTCCGGTGGTCAGCGTACCGGAGGATATCCGCCTGAAGGCCAAGCTGGCCCTGGACCGCATGCTGGCCGTGCCCAGGGACTAG
- a CDS encoding DUF362 domain-containing protein has product MSTVFFADMRTGHKENLFDKIARLLALCGLEQRVSEGDLTAVKIHFGEKGNHTFIRPVFARRVVEEIKKLGAKPFLTDSSTLYPGQRKEAVSALTCGIENGFAYACVGAPLIISDGLRGVTEIEVPVRGELLRSVFLGREIVEADSLVCLSHFKCHELTGFGGAVKNLGMGCASRKGKMVQHSTVAPVVSAKACTGCGFCLKSCAHDAIAINDGIAYIDALKCAGCSRCISVCPVRAIQVQWNEAADLVMRKMAEYARGAVAGKEERMIFLNFITQVSPQCDCYGHSDAPVVNDIGLCASIDPVAVDQACADLVNGAHGNRGSALSSGFEPGEDKFRGVHPGIPWEVTLEHGEKVGLGSRVYDLVKI; this is encoded by the coding sequence ATGTCCACCGTTTTTTTCGCGGATATGAGGACCGGCCACAAGGAAAACCTGTTCGACAAGATAGCCAGGCTGCTGGCCCTGTGCGGCCTGGAGCAACGGGTGAGCGAGGGGGATCTGACCGCCGTCAAGATCCATTTCGGCGAGAAAGGGAACCACACCTTTATCCGCCCGGTCTTTGCCCGGCGGGTGGTGGAAGAGATCAAAAAGCTGGGTGCCAAGCCGTTTCTGACCGATTCATCCACCCTCTACCCCGGTCAGCGCAAGGAGGCGGTCTCGGCCCTGACCTGCGGCATCGAGAACGGCTTCGCCTATGCCTGCGTGGGCGCGCCGCTGATCATCAGCGACGGCCTGCGGGGGGTGACCGAGATCGAGGTGCCGGTCAGGGGGGAGCTGCTGCGCTCGGTGTTTCTGGGGCGGGAGATCGTGGAGGCAGATTCGCTGGTCTGCCTGTCCCACTTCAAGTGCCACGAGCTGACCGGCTTCGGCGGCGCGGTCAAGAATCTGGGCATGGGCTGCGCCAGTCGTAAGGGAAAGATGGTGCAGCATTCCACCGTTGCGCCGGTGGTGTCGGCCAAGGCCTGCACCGGCTGCGGTTTCTGCCTCAAGTCCTGCGCCCACGATGCCATTGCCATCAACGACGGAATCGCCTACATCGATGCGCTGAAATGCGCCGGCTGCAGCCGCTGCATCTCGGTCTGCCCGGTGCGGGCCATCCAGGTGCAGTGGAACGAGGCCGCCGACCTGGTGATGAGAAAGATGGCCGAGTACGCACGGGGAGCCGTAGCCGGCAAGGAGGAGAGGATGATCTTCCTCAACTTCATCACCCAGGTCTCGCCCCAGTGCGACTGCTATGGCCACTCCGACGCCCCCGTCGTCAACGACATCGGGTTGTGCGCCTCCATTGATCCGGTGGCGGTGGACCAGGCCTGCGCCGACCTGGTCAATGGGGCCCACGGCAACCGGGGCTCGGCCCTTTCCAGCGGCTTCGAGCCGGGAGAGGACAAGTTCCGCGGCGTGCACCCCGGCATCCCGTGGGAAGTAACCCTGGAGCATGGGGAAAAGGTGGGACTGGGGAGCAGGGTGTACGATCTGGTCAAGATCTGA
- the hcp gene encoding hydroxylamine reductase gives MFCNQCEQAANGIGCNVSGVCGKKPEVATLQDHLLYGLKSLALYADKIGRHPEIDRFTIEGLFTTVTNVDFEPARIGAMISQCYQLKEKAKASSGVTIPGDVAAWQPATDLAGQIKQGEAYGINSQHDNEDIRSVIEILMYGLKGMAAYMDHAMILGKSDDEVMAFFQRALAATTDPSLGLMDFVSLAMECGKHNLTVMGLLNTAHTDTYGHPVPTPVQLGTRGGKGILVSGHDLKMLEELLKQTEGKGINIYTHGEMLPAHGYPGLKKYAHLAGNFGGAWQDQAKEFAEFPGAIIFNTNCIQRPAESYTDRLFTWGLVAWPGITHIDGWDFSALINRALECPDLPENPGKEILTGFGHNAVLGVADKVIDAVKSGAIKHFFLIGGCDGAKSGRNYYTEFAEKLPQDTVILTLACGKYRFNKLDFGDIGGIPRLLDIGQCNDAYSAIQIAVALAGAFGCGVNDLPLSMILSWYEQKAVVILLTLLHLGIKNIKLGPTLPAFITPTVLSFLVENFNIGPITTAEADIKAILG, from the coding sequence ATGTTCTGTAATCAATGCGAACAGGCGGCAAACGGGATTGGGTGCAACGTATCGGGCGTATGCGGCAAGAAACCGGAGGTAGCAACCCTGCAGGATCACCTGCTCTACGGCTTGAAGAGCCTTGCGCTGTACGCCGACAAGATCGGACGGCACCCCGAGATCGACCGCTTCACCATCGAGGGGCTGTTCACCACGGTCACCAACGTGGACTTTGAACCTGCTCGCATCGGCGCCATGATCAGCCAGTGTTATCAGCTTAAAGAAAAAGCCAAGGCCTCCTCCGGCGTCACCATTCCGGGCGACGTTGCCGCCTGGCAGCCTGCCACGGACCTGGCGGGCCAGATCAAACAGGGTGAAGCCTACGGCATTAACAGCCAGCACGACAACGAAGACATCCGTTCCGTGATCGAGATCCTGATGTACGGCCTGAAGGGAATGGCCGCCTACATGGACCACGCCATGATCCTGGGCAAGAGCGACGACGAGGTCATGGCCTTCTTCCAGAGGGCGCTGGCAGCCACCACCGATCCCAGCCTGGGGCTGATGGACTTCGTCAGCCTGGCTATGGAGTGCGGCAAGCACAACCTGACCGTCATGGGGTTGCTCAACACTGCCCACACCGACACCTACGGCCACCCGGTCCCCACGCCGGTACAGCTGGGCACCAGGGGAGGCAAGGGGATTCTGGTCTCCGGCCATGACCTGAAGATGCTGGAGGAGCTGCTCAAGCAGACCGAGGGGAAGGGGATCAACATCTACACCCACGGCGAGATGCTGCCGGCCCACGGCTATCCCGGCCTGAAAAAGTACGCTCATCTGGCGGGCAACTTCGGCGGCGCCTGGCAGGATCAGGCCAAGGAGTTCGCGGAGTTCCCCGGCGCCATCATCTTCAACACCAACTGCATCCAGCGTCCCGCCGAATCCTACACCGACCGCCTGTTCACCTGGGGCCTGGTGGCCTGGCCCGGCATCACCCACATTGACGGCTGGGACTTCTCCGCCCTGATCAACAGGGCACTGGAATGCCCGGACCTGCCGGAGAACCCGGGCAAGGAGATCCTCACCGGCTTCGGCCACAACGCCGTGCTGGGTGTGGCCGACAAGGTCATCGACGCGGTCAAGAGCGGTGCCATCAAGCACTTCTTCCTCATCGGCGGCTGCGACGGCGCCAAGTCGGGGCGCAACTACTACACCGAGTTCGCCGAGAAGCTCCCGCAGGACACGGTCATCCTGACCCTGGCCTGCGGCAAGTACCGCTTCAACAAGCTGGACTTCGGCGACATCGGCGGCATCCCGCGCCTGCTGGACATCGGCCAGTGCAACGACGCCTACTCGGCCATCCAGATCGCCGTGGCTTTGGCCGGCGCCTTTGGCTGCGGCGTCAACGACCTGCCGCTCTCCATGATCCTCTCCTGGTACGAGCAGAAGGCGGTGGTCATCCTGCTGACGCTTTTACACCTGGGAATCAAGAACATCAAACTGGGGCCGACCCTGCCGGCGTTCATCACCCCCACCGTGCTCAGCTTCCTGGTGGAGAACTTCAACATCGGCCCGATCACCACGGCCGAGGCTGACATCAAGGCCATTCTGGGATAA
- a CDS encoding HD domain-containing protein: MDHFKARIAKLLVEFFGNDYRRINHALEVLKYAEKIRDDGQECDYEILVAAALLHDIGIKRSEELHGYNNGKTQEEYGPPIARELLQEIGFPADKTETVCRIIGNHHSPSRHDYTELKILKEADRIVNRLEGD, translated from the coding sequence ATGGATCATTTCAAGGCAAGGATCGCAAAACTGCTGGTGGAGTTCTTCGGAAACGACTACCGCCGAATAAACCATGCCCTGGAGGTGCTGAAGTACGCGGAGAAGATCCGCGACGATGGCCAGGAGTGCGATTACGAGATCCTGGTGGCCGCAGCACTGCTGCACGACATCGGCATCAAACGCTCCGAGGAGCTGCACGGCTACAACAACGGTAAGACCCAGGAGGAATACGGCCCCCCCATAGCCCGTGAGCTGCTGCAGGAGATCGGCTTCCCCGCGGACAAGACGGAAACCGTCTGCCGGATCATTGGCAATCACCACTCCCCCTCGCGCCATGACTATACGGAGCTGAAGATCCTCAAGGAAGCCGACCGGATCGTGAACAGGCTGGAGGGGGACTGA
- the mqnE gene encoding aminofutalosine synthase MqnE: protein MPTLETIKANIRENRRISAQEALALFASNDLLAMGEMAALANERKNGKNVFFNVNRHINPSNICVNRCAFCAFYRTADQEGAYTLTTEEICHRAVEAQASGATELHIVGGLHPDLPFPFYEETLSALRRAAPDLHIKAFTAVEIDYFSCISGLSLEQVLERLKAAGLGSMPGGGAEILVEEVRRKICPEKISGARWLEVIATAHRAGLKTNATMLYGHLETVADRVAHMEMLRDLQDRTNGFQAFIPLAFQPENSDLKLGISGTSGLDDLKTLAISRIFLDNFDHIKAYWVMLGEKIAQVSLAFGVNDLDGTVIEEKIGHDAGAPSPQSLTKSAIIRLIKRADKVPVERDTLYRPLASY, encoded by the coding sequence ATGCCCACCCTGGAAACAATAAAAGCCAACATCCGTGAAAACCGCCGCATCTCCGCCCAGGAGGCGCTGGCCCTGTTCGCCTCCAACGACCTGCTGGCCATGGGCGAGATGGCGGCCCTGGCCAACGAGCGCAAGAACGGCAAAAACGTTTTCTTCAACGTCAACCGCCACATCAACCCCAGCAACATCTGCGTCAACCGCTGCGCCTTCTGCGCCTTCTACCGGACCGCCGACCAGGAGGGGGCCTACACCCTGACCACGGAGGAGATCTGCCACAGGGCGGTGGAGGCCCAGGCCAGCGGCGCCACCGAACTGCACATCGTCGGCGGGCTGCATCCCGATCTCCCCTTCCCCTTTTACGAAGAAACCCTCTCCGCCCTGCGCCGCGCCGCGCCAGACCTGCACATCAAGGCATTCACCGCCGTTGAGATCGACTACTTCAGCTGCATCTCGGGCCTCAGCCTGGAGCAGGTGCTGGAGCGCTTGAAGGCTGCCGGACTCGGCTCCATGCCCGGCGGCGGCGCGGAGATCCTGGTGGAAGAGGTGCGCCGCAAAATCTGCCCGGAGAAGATCTCCGGGGCGCGCTGGCTGGAGGTAATCGCCACTGCCCACCGTGCCGGACTGAAAACCAACGCCACCATGCTCTACGGCCATCTGGAAACGGTTGCCGACCGGGTGGCCCACATGGAGATGCTGCGCGACCTGCAAGACCGGACCAACGGTTTCCAGGCCTTCATCCCGCTGGCCTTCCAGCCGGAAAATTCTGACCTGAAGCTGGGCATCAGCGGTACCTCCGGCCTGGACGACCTGAAGACCCTTGCCATCTCGCGCATTTTCCTGGACAATTTCGACCACATCAAGGCCTACTGGGTCATGCTGGGGGAGAAGATCGCCCAGGTGTCGCTGGCCTTCGGGGTCAACGACCTGGACGGGACCGTGATCGAGGAGAAGATCGGCCACGACGCCGGTGCACCTTCCCCCCAGTCGCTGACCAAGAGCGCCATCATCCGCCTGATCAAACGGGCCGACAAGGTCCCGGTGGAACGGGACACGCTCTACCGGCCGCTGGCCAGCTACTGA
- a CDS encoding class I SAM-dependent methyltransferase: MISFAPSLDPAVATENLSLILSPRMRSELFHDHIQRLGDMFDAFVRACPPPWPAPGLALTPEIHFQSELWLPLALIGPAFRRLYRHVLTWPPVLSSTPFASSLSWAGIISLFPPDSGWPVNPALLLERLLDDRRLRLEFVCWSFMPRRFYGNGSNRYPGQTEFIRHWLRERRQRGGELRCLDAACGDGGASYALLRLMLEQGWPTESLRVEGWTLDPLEVWSAAHARFPLDPLRQSAFREALAPLFEQDCHGRLHFRAVDLEEIPAGDERFDLIICNGLLGGPISNHPQSMERIARNLARLLRPHGMLLVADHFHGGWKKSVPVETIQELLGACGLHVIRAGEGIAGVRERSCHACPAVRRE, from the coding sequence ATGATCTCCTTCGCCCCCTCCCTCGATCCGGCTGTCGCCACTGAAAACCTGTCCCTGATCCTGTCACCCCGGATGCGGTCGGAGCTGTTCCACGACCACATCCAGCGTCTGGGCGACATGTTCGACGCCTTTGTCCGTGCCTGTCCGCCTCCCTGGCCCGCCCCTGGGCTGGCGCTCACCCCGGAAATCCACTTTCAGAGCGAACTCTGGCTACCGCTGGCACTGATTGGACCCGCCTTCCGCCGACTCTATCGCCATGTCCTGACCTGGCCGCCGGTCCTCTCCAGCACCCCCTTCGCCAGTTCCCTCAGCTGGGCCGGGATCATCTCCCTGTTCCCACCCGATTCGGGCTGGCCGGTCAACCCGGCCCTGCTGCTGGAGCGGCTGCTGGACGACAGGCGCCTCCGCCTGGAATTTGTCTGCTGGTCATTCATGCCGCGCCGCTTCTACGGCAACGGCTCGAACCGCTATCCCGGTCAGACGGAGTTCATCCGCCACTGGCTCAGGGAACGACGGCAGAGGGGAGGGGAACTGCGCTGCCTGGACGCGGCCTGCGGCGATGGTGGGGCAAGCTATGCCCTGCTGCGGCTGATGCTGGAGCAGGGATGGCCAACGGAGAGCCTGCGGGTCGAAGGGTGGACCCTGGATCCCCTGGAGGTCTGGTCAGCCGCCCACGCCCGTTTCCCCCTGGACCCGCTCCGGCAGAGCGCCTTCCGCGAGGCGCTGGCGCCGCTGTTCGAGCAGGACTGCCACGGGCGCCTGCACTTCAGGGCAGTGGACCTGGAGGAAATCCCGGCGGGGGATGAACGGTTCGACCTGATCATCTGCAACGGCCTGCTGGGAGGGCCGATCAGCAATCATCCTCAGTCCATGGAGCGCATCGCGCGAAATCTTGCGAGGCTGCTGCGCCCCCATGGCATGCTGCTGGTGGCGGACCATTTTCACGGCGGCTGGAAAAAGAGTGTCCCCGTGGAGACGATTCAGGAGTTGCTCGGGGCGTGCGGTCTGCATGTGATCAGGGCAGGCGAGGGGATCGCCGGAGTCAGGGAGCGTTCGTGTCACGCGTGTCCGGCCGTGCGTCGGGAATGA
- a CDS encoding DNA-3-methyladenine glycosylase I — MSDLIRCAWAGDDPLYRAYHDCEWGVPVHDDRLLFQFLILEGAQAGLSWITILRKREAYLVAFDGFDPERVARFDDVRAAELLANPGIVRNRLKVASAITNARAFLAVQEEFGSFDAYLWRFVDGGPIQNAWSDLTQVPASTPLSDCVSRDLRRRGFSFVGSTICYAFMQAVGMVNDHTSACFRWQELGGN; from the coding sequence GTGAGTGATTTAATCCGTTGCGCCTGGGCTGGCGATGATCCGCTCTACCGCGCCTACCACGATTGCGAGTGGGGGGTGCCGGTTCATGACGACCGGCTCTTGTTCCAGTTCCTGATTCTGGAGGGGGCCCAGGCCGGGCTCTCCTGGATCACCATCCTGCGCAAGCGGGAGGCGTACCTGGTTGCTTTTGATGGTTTTGATCCCGAGCGCGTGGCCCGCTTCGACGATGTCAGGGCGGCGGAGCTGCTGGCAAATCCCGGCATCGTGCGCAACCGGCTGAAAGTTGCCTCGGCAATCACCAATGCCCGCGCCTTCCTGGCGGTTCAGGAAGAGTTTGGCTCCTTCGACGCCTACCTGTGGCGCTTCGTGGATGGCGGGCCGATCCAGAACGCCTGGAGCGATCTAACGCAGGTGCCGGCCAGTACCCCTCTCTCCGATTGCGTAAGCCGCGACCTGAGGCGGCGCGGCTTTTCCTTTGTTGGCAGCACCATCTGCTATGCCTTCATGCAGGCGGTGGGCATGGTCAACGACCACACCAGCGCCTGCTTCCGCTGGCAAGAGCTGGGGGGGAATTGA